Proteins from one Clostridia bacterium genomic window:
- the argC gene encoding N-acetyl-gamma-glutamyl-phosphate reductase, whose translation MIEVGIVGASGYTGGELIRILAGHPEARVRRVSSRTYAGKKIGEVFQSLWDRVDLTCEDLSSEEMASRCDLVFTAVPHGAAMPIAPTVRAAGKKMVDLGADFRFDDASIYESWYKVKHEQPGLLEESVYGLPELNRDRVRKAWLVGNPGCYPTTVVLGLAPLLRAGAIDTAGIIIDAKSGVSGAGRKPGLAYHYPERNDSLAPYGVAGHRHTPEIEQELSKLAGKPVTVTFTPHLVPLTRGMLSTIYASPVGNCPSCEELAGMYHEFYRRDHFVRVLPPDRLPETKAVCGSNFCDISLRVDSRTNRVIIMSAIDNLVKGASGQAVQNMNLMFGLDEKTGLDMMPVYP comes from the coding sequence ATCATCGAAGTGGGGATTGTGGGCGCCTCGGGCTACACCGGCGGGGAGTTGATCCGCATTCTGGCGGGGCATCCGGAGGCCCGAGTGAGGCGCGTGTCCTCTAGGACATACGCAGGCAAGAAGATCGGAGAGGTGTTCCAGAGCCTTTGGGACAGGGTCGATCTCACGTGTGAAGACCTTTCTTCTGAGGAGATGGCATCCCGATGTGATCTGGTGTTCACGGCTGTGCCGCATGGAGCTGCGATGCCAATCGCGCCCACGGTGCGTGCTGCAGGCAAGAAGATGGTCGACCTGGGGGCGGACTTCAGGTTCGACGATGCATCAATATACGAATCGTGGTACAAGGTGAAACATGAGCAGCCTGGTCTGCTTGAGGAGTCTGTATACGGCCTTCCTGAGCTGAACCGCGACCGCGTGCGCAAGGCATGGCTTGTGGGCAACCCTGGCTGCTATCCTACTACTGTCGTCTTGGGTCTTGCGCCTCTTCTGCGTGCAGGGGCAATCGACACTGCCGGCATCATCATCGATGCTAAGTCCGGTGTATCCGGAGCAGGCCGCAAGCCCGGCTTGGCCTACCACTACCCCGAGAGGAATGACTCCCTTGCTCCATACGGCGTTGCGGGTCATCGCCACACCCCAGAGATTGAGCAGGAGCTATCCAAGCTTGCGGGCAAGCCTGTAACCGTTACGTTCACGCCTCATCTCGTTCCGCTGACTCGCGGAATGCTCAGCACCATATACGCGTCGCCAGTCGGGAACTGTCCTAGCTGCGAGGAGCTCGCAGGCATGTACCATGAGTTCTACAGGCGCGACCACTTCGTTCGGGTGCTTCCCCCTGATAGGCTCCCGGAGACGAAGGCGGTATGCGGCTCCAACTTCTGCGACATTTCGCTGCGCGTCGACAGTCGGACTAACAGAGTGATCATAATGAGCGCCATAGATAACCTAGTAAAGGGTGCATCGGGGCAAGCGGTTCAGAACATGAACCTCATGTTCGGCCTGGACGAAAAGACCGGTCTTGACATGATGCCCGTGTATCCTTAG